The following is a genomic window from Chrysiogenia bacterium.
CGCCTGCCCCTTGTCGGCAAGCACCTTCGTGATCGCAGCCGTCAGCGTCGTCTTTCCGTGATCGACGTGTCCAATCGTTCCCACGTTCACGTGGGGTTTGGTTCGCTCGAATTTCTCCTTGGCCATGGCTCTGATCTCCTCCCGAGTTGCGGACCCTGCCGACTCGTGTATTTACTTCGTTTTCTCTGAGACGGCGGCCCTTGCCGGCCGGCTCGATATTGAAAACACGACCGAGCAGCGCGGCACCTCTCC
Proteins encoded in this region:
- the tuf gene encoding elongation factor Tu (EF-Tu; promotes GTP-dependent binding of aminoacyl-tRNA to the A-site of ribosomes during protein biosynthesis; when the tRNA anticodon matches the mRNA codon, GTP hydrolysis results; the inactive EF-Tu-GDP leaves the ribosome and release of GDP is promoted by elongation factor Ts; many prokaryotes have two copies of the gene encoding EF-Tu), whose translation is MAKEKFERTKPHVNVGTIGHVDHGKTTLTAAITKVLADKGQA